One Paenibacillus sp. SYP-B4298 genomic window, AGGAAAGACCGTCATTCAGGGCGATGTGAAGAAGCGGCTGGAGGAGTTGATGGTGCAGTACAACACAGGCATCTATATTGTCGACTTGAAGTTCCAGGACATCGAGCCGCCTGAAGGAGCGGTGCAGCAGGCATTCCGCGAGGTGACCAATGCCCGTGAGGAGAAGAATACGAAGATCAATCAGGCGCAGAAATATGTGAATGACCGCCTGCCGAAGGCAAGAGGGGAAGCGCAGGCGCTGATTGAGCAGGCGGAGGCGGAGAAGCTCTCGCGCGTAGTGAACGCACAGGGTGACGTAGCCAAGTTCAACGCCGTCTATAACGAATATGTGAAGAACCCGAACATCACCTCCAACCGTCTCGTGCTGGAGACGCTGGAGAAGATTTTGCCGAATGCGAAGGTGATTATTACCGATGGCGGGGGAGATACAGTAAAGTATCTGCCGCTTAATGAGCTGCTTGGTTCGTCCCGTTCGGGATCGGCAACTCCGCCGGCACAGAACCAGACACCTAGCTCGTCGTCCAGCCAGCCGCAGGCTTCATCCTCGGCAGGAGCCGAGCAAGGCGCGGAAGGAGGGACAGCACGTGAATAAAAAAGGGATTATAGGTATCGCCAGCTTGATCGTCGTCGTGCTCCTGCTGTCCAACTCGCTGTTCATCGTGAATGAGGGAGAGTACAAGGTTGTGCTCCAGTTCGGCGAAGCGAAGAAGATTCATCAGGACCCTGGCATTAAGATGAAGATTCCGTTCATTGAGACAGTGACCTCGCTGCCGAAGTACCAGCAGGTGTACGAGAGCAACCCGACCCCGATCCTGACCAAGGATAAGAAGCCAATTAATGTGGATAATTATACGGTATGGCGCATTAAGGAGCCGCAGAAGTTTTTGCAGTCGCTCCGCACGGTAACGGCGGCTCAAGGCCGGATTGGAGATGCAGTGTATAACACGGTCCGCCGGAAGCTGTCCGAGGTGGAATACGGTAATATCATTAGTGAAAATACGGCGCGCGGCAACCTGAACGACGACATCACGCGCGAGGTATCCGAGATGTCGGAGCGGCAAAACTATGGCATCGAGATCGTCGATGTAAGAATTAAGCGCACCGATCTGCCGGAGGAGAACAAGGACAGCGTCTACAACCGGATGATCTCCGACCGTCAGTCGATAGCGGCAGGCTATCTGTCCGAGGGCGACGAGGAATCCCGTAAGATAACCTCGAACGCCGACCGTCAGGCGCGCGAGCTGATCGCCAAGGCAGAGTCCGACGCGAAGAAGATTATTGCTGAGGGAGAGCAGGAGGCGGCGCGCATCTATAATGACGCGTATGGCAAGGATGCGAATTTCTACAAGCTGTATCGGACGCTGGAGAGCTATGTAACGACGATTCAGGGCGAGACCGTGATCATGCTGCCGATTGATTCGCCGTATACGCAGGTTCTGCTCGGAAACAAATAGCTGCGCCCCCTTGCATCAGGCGCAGGCTTTGCATATAATGTAGTAATCAAATGCTGTGATAGAGAAGAGTACGCAGTGCTTTCATACAGGGAGGAGACACCGGAGATTGAGAGTGTCTTCATGAAATCAGGCTGCTGAAGTTCGCTCTGGAGCAGGTCGTTGAACAGTGGCTCCGCCTACGCAGGAGCGGCCCAGTAGATGAACCCGGCGCCGAACCGTTATTCGGATGAGGGATTATCAGTTTGCGCGAGCCTGCTGTTAATCCGAATTAGGGTGGTACCACGGCCTTTCCGTCCCTTACGGGGGAGGAAGGGCTTTTTTTTATTTTAAATGCGAAGGGGAGCTTTCACGATGAAGGAACGATTGGAAGCGTTGCGCCAGGCTGCGCTGGATGAGCTGAATCA contains:
- the hflC gene encoding protease modulator HflC, yielding MNKKGIIGIASLIVVVLLLSNSLFIVNEGEYKVVLQFGEAKKIHQDPGIKMKIPFIETVTSLPKYQQVYESNPTPILTKDKKPINVDNYTVWRIKEPQKFLQSLRTVTAAQGRIGDAVYNTVRRKLSEVEYGNIISENTARGNLNDDITREVSEMSERQNYGIEIVDVRIKRTDLPEENKDSVYNRMISDRQSIAAGYLSEGDEESRKITSNADRQARELIAKAESDAKKIIAEGEQEAARIYNDAYGKDANFYKLYRTLESYVTTIQGETVIMLPIDSPYTQVLLGNK
- the hflK gene encoding FtsH protease activity modulator HflK; the encoded protein is MEVYSGGNTDQRQPGGKPQLPKGMVPKIVGGVAIAAALLLGWSSFYTVQEQEQAAIMTFGKYSHTEESSGLHFKLPYPIQQVVIVPAKLTQQLHIGYRESNGQNVSVEEEALMITGDENLVSADAVVEWRISDLHSYLYNIENAEVFLRNSAVSAIRSVIGSTNLDYAITEGKTVIQGDVKKRLEELMVQYNTGIYIVDLKFQDIEPPEGAVQQAFREVTNAREEKNTKINQAQKYVNDRLPKARGEAQALIEQAEAEKLSRVVNAQGDVAKFNAVYNEYVKNPNITSNRLVLETLEKILPNAKVIITDGGGDTVKYLPLNELLGSSRSGSATPPAQNQTPSSSSSQPQASSSAGAEQGAEGGTARE